Proteins encoded together in one Heliomicrobium gestii window:
- the aroF gene encoding 3-deoxy-7-phosphoheptulonate synthase yields MIIVMSEGATAQQVDAIKQRLEKEGLQIHLSQGVEKTIIGVIGDKSRLSASTLEAQPGVEKVMPVLQPYKLAGRSFRQQDTIIRIGDVAIGGEELQIFAGPCAVESWEQLLESAQAVKAAGAKILRGGAFKPRTSPYAFQGLEEQGLKLLAQAREETGLLICTEVMDTRSIEIIAEYSDILQVGTRNMQNFHLLRELSRVNRPILLKRGLSATIEEWLMAAEYIMAGGNYNVILCERGIRTFETQTRNTLDLSAIPIIKSLSHLPIIVDPSHGTGKRNLVRPMSMASVAAGADGIMVEVHPNPAEALCDGPQSLRPEEFVSLMDDLRRVAGVMGRTA; encoded by the coding sequence ATGATCATTGTGATGAGCGAAGGGGCAACGGCCCAACAGGTTGACGCGATCAAGCAGCGCCTCGAAAAAGAAGGGCTGCAGATTCATCTATCTCAAGGCGTCGAAAAGACGATCATCGGCGTCATTGGCGACAAGTCCCGGCTCTCCGCGTCGACGCTGGAGGCCCAACCGGGAGTGGAGAAAGTTATGCCTGTGCTTCAACCCTATAAATTGGCCGGCCGATCATTCCGCCAGCAGGACACGATCATCCGCATCGGCGATGTGGCGATCGGCGGCGAGGAACTGCAGATCTTTGCCGGTCCCTGCGCCGTGGAAAGCTGGGAACAACTGCTCGAATCGGCCCAAGCTGTCAAGGCAGCCGGCGCCAAGATCCTGCGGGGCGGCGCTTTCAAGCCCCGGACCTCCCCCTACGCCTTCCAAGGCCTCGAAGAGCAAGGGCTCAAGCTCCTGGCCCAGGCGCGGGAGGAGACGGGCCTCTTGATCTGCACAGAGGTCATGGACACCCGCAGCATCGAGATCATCGCCGAATACAGCGACATCCTGCAGGTGGGCACCCGCAATATGCAAAACTTCCACCTGTTGCGAGAACTGTCCCGGGTCAACCGGCCGATCCTGCTCAAGCGCGGCCTCTCGGCCACGATCGAGGAGTGGCTGATGGCGGCGGAATACATCATGGCCGGCGGCAACTACAACGTCATCCTCTGTGAACGGGGCATCCGCACCTTTGAGACGCAGACGCGCAACACCCTCGACCTGAGCGCCATTCCGATCATCAAAAGCCTCAGCCACCTGCCGATCATCGTCGACCCCAGCCATGGCACGGGCAAGCGCAACCTCGTCCGGCCCATGTCGATGGCCTCTGTCGCCGCCGGCGCCGACGGGATCATGGTGGAGGTTCACCCCAACCCGGCCGAAGCGCTCTGCGACGGTCCCCAGTCCTTGCGGCCCGAGGAGTTTGTCAGCCTCATGGATGACTTGCGCCGGGTCGCCGGCGTGATGGGTCGGACGGCCTAA
- the pheA gene encoding prephenate dehydratase, which yields MMTERQSKGPAGAVNGPVGYLGPEGTFSEEAAQAFFLPETTLRPFSSISAVYEALSLWAIEAAILPLENSIEGTINQTLDELVENPGLFIFGELILSVHNQLLVPPGVDWTQVVEVYSHPQPLAQCRKFLDAKLPNARPIATSSTVEGAKKALELTTPGSPRAAVGSAFAARRLGLEIAQSEIQSRPNNKTRFVVVGRQLTEPTGNDKTSLVCSLPQDRPGGLYAILKEFAEREINLTRIESRPTKHELGQYLFFIDFTGHQRDRKVAEALNAIGQFTTLIRVLGSYIRG from the coding sequence ATGATGACTGAGCGACAATCGAAAGGGCCCGCCGGCGCCGTCAATGGGCCGGTGGGCTATCTGGGGCCTGAAGGCACCTTCAGCGAAGAAGCGGCCCAGGCCTTTTTTTTACCGGAGACGACGTTACGGCCTTTTTCCAGCATTTCGGCCGTCTATGAGGCATTGAGCCTCTGGGCGATCGAGGCCGCCATCTTGCCCTTGGAAAACTCCATCGAAGGCACGATCAACCAGACCTTGGATGAATTGGTGGAAAACCCGGGCCTGTTCATCTTCGGCGAACTGATCCTCTCTGTCCATAACCAGTTGCTCGTCCCGCCGGGGGTCGATTGGACCCAAGTGGTTGAGGTCTACTCGCATCCGCAACCGCTGGCCCAGTGCCGCAAGTTTCTCGATGCGAAACTCCCCAACGCGCGGCCCATCGCCACCTCATCGACGGTGGAGGGGGCCAAAAAAGCCCTCGAGTTGACCACGCCCGGGTCGCCGCGAGCCGCCGTGGGCTCGGCTTTTGCCGCTCGCCGGCTCGGCCTCGAGATCGCCCAGTCGGAGATCCAGAGCCGGCCCAACAACAAGACCCGTTTCGTCGTCGTCGGGCGGCAGTTGACAGAACCGACGGGCAATGACAAGACATCGCTCGTCTGCTCGCTCCCCCAGGATCGACCGGGCGGCCTGTATGCGATCTTGAAGGAGTTTGCCGAGCGGGAGATCAACCTGACGCGCATTGAATCGCGGCCCACCAAACATGAGTTGGGCCAGTATCTCTTTTTCATCGACTTTACCGGCCACCAGCGCGATCGCAAGGTGGCTGAGGCGCTCAACGCCATCGGACAGTTCACCACCCTGATCCGTGTGCTGGGCAGCTATATCCGGGGGTGA
- a CDS encoding prephenate dehydrogenase has translation MEQAEGAFRRVVIIGLGVIGGSLAMALTQGQVVEEVIGVDRDEETRALALATRAAHRVEADAARAVANADLIVLATPVRTYPSIIEAIASRLKADAIVTDVGSTKQWVLEQMGKLLPPGIRFVGGHPMAGSEKQGIRGADRYLLENAVYVLTPDGDTDAAALQTVKDLIQAVGARVLLLGAEEHDRMVALVSHLPHMMAVALVETLSDVAKAYPQAPMLAAGGFRDTTRVAAGDPQMWVDIACTNRAPLLHMIGCFRKALDRLEGQISACGGSGASGDAGGAGQGCTGKDDAREVGPRKGSPAESAAGAPVEALRHTLAHAREVRLSIPRKAKGILPGIHEIVVTVPDEPGVIGTMARILGDNGVNIADIEILRVREGHGGTIRIGFYEAPDADRAVDVLAGAGIIVKRW, from the coding sequence TTGGAACAGGCGGAAGGAGCCTTTCGCCGCGTGGTCATCATCGGTTTAGGCGTTATCGGCGGTTCCTTAGCGATGGCGCTGACCCAGGGGCAGGTGGTCGAAGAGGTGATCGGCGTTGACCGCGACGAAGAAACGCGGGCTTTGGCCCTGGCCACCCGCGCCGCCCACCGCGTCGAAGCGGATGCCGCCAGGGCTGTCGCGAATGCCGATCTGATCGTGCTCGCCACGCCGGTTCGCACCTATCCGTCCATCATCGAAGCCATCGCGAGCCGCCTGAAGGCGGACGCGATTGTCACCGATGTGGGCTCGACAAAACAGTGGGTGCTGGAACAGATGGGGAAATTGCTCCCGCCGGGGATTCGCTTTGTCGGCGGCCATCCCATGGCCGGCTCAGAGAAGCAGGGAATCCGGGGGGCGGATCGCTATCTGTTGGAGAACGCTGTCTACGTGTTGACACCCGATGGGGATACAGACGCCGCCGCGTTGCAGACCGTCAAAGACCTGATTCAGGCTGTCGGCGCTCGGGTGTTGCTGCTCGGCGCTGAAGAGCATGACCGGATGGTCGCCCTGGTCAGCCACCTGCCCCACATGATGGCGGTGGCCCTGGTGGAAACCTTGAGTGATGTGGCGAAGGCCTATCCGCAAGCGCCCATGCTGGCGGCCGGGGGATTTCGCGATACGACCCGCGTCGCCGCCGGCGATCCCCAGATGTGGGTGGACATCGCCTGCACCAACCGGGCGCCGTTGCTACATATGATCGGCTGCTTCCGCAAGGCCTTGGATCGGCTGGAAGGTCAGATCAGCGCCTGTGGCGGCAGCGGCGCAAGCGGCGATGCCGGTGGCGCAGGTCAAGGCTGCACAGGAAAAGACGATGCAAGAGAAGTCGGCCCGAGAAAAGGCAGCCCAGCCGAAAGCGCCGCCGGCGCTCCCGTCGAGGCGCTTCGGCACACCCTGGCTCACGCCCGGGAGGTGCGGCTGTCGATCCCCCGCAAGGCCAAAGGGATTCTGCCGGGCATCCATGAGATCGTCGTCACCGTTCCCGACGAACCTGGCGTCATCGGCACGATGGCCCGCATCCTGGGCGACAACGGCGTCAACATCGCCGACATCGAAATCCTGCGGGTTCGCGAAGGCCATGGCGGCACCATCCGCATCGGTTTCTATGAAGCGCCCGATGCCGACCGGGCCGTCGATGTCCTGGCCGGGGCGGGGATCATCGTCAAACGTTGGTAA
- the aroA gene encoding 3-phosphoshikimate 1-carboxyvinyltransferase yields the protein MSDTQKELLKTLAVRPGRPLRGETDVPGDKSISHRAVMFGALATGVTRVHRFLPGQDCLSTIDCFRKLGVRIERPSPSEVVVYGQGPGGLKEPSEVLDVGNSGTTIRLMSGILSGLPFLSIITGDASIRRRPMGRVTRPLLEMGASIWGRENATKAPLAINGASMALEAIDYVSPVASAQVKSAVLLAGLFAEGRTSVREPLLSRDHTERMLTAFGAKIERSADGRTASVEGFPELRAQEIEVPGDISSAAFLLVAASIVPGSELVLRNIGLNPTRDGVIEVLRAMGGHVQVENAREAAGELVADLVVRSASLKGTTIGGSIIPRLIDELPIIAVAALFAEGTTEIRDAAEMRVKETDRIAVMAGELRKLGADVEERPDGMIIRGGAALRGAETESHGDHRVAMAMAVAGLLAEGETVIHDAGSIDVSFPGFAALLERLRS from the coding sequence ATGAGTGATACGCAAAAAGAGTTGCTCAAAACCCTTGCCGTCAGACCGGGCCGGCCTTTGCGCGGCGAGACCGATGTGCCCGGCGACAAATCCATCTCCCACCGGGCTGTCATGTTCGGAGCGCTGGCGACCGGCGTGACGCGCGTCCACCGTTTTTTGCCCGGCCAGGATTGCCTGTCCACCATCGATTGCTTCCGCAAGCTGGGTGTCCGGATCGAGCGGCCCTCTCCATCGGAGGTGGTTGTCTACGGTCAGGGACCGGGAGGATTGAAAGAACCTTCTGAGGTGCTTGACGTGGGCAACTCGGGCACGACGATACGCCTGATGAGCGGCATCTTGAGCGGCCTGCCTTTTTTGTCGATCATCACTGGCGATGCCTCCATCCGGCGGCGCCCCATGGGTCGCGTCACCCGGCCGCTCCTGGAGATGGGCGCTTCCATTTGGGGACGGGAGAATGCGACAAAAGCGCCCTTGGCGATCAACGGCGCCTCCATGGCCTTGGAAGCCATCGACTATGTCAGCCCTGTGGCGAGCGCCCAGGTGAAGTCGGCCGTGTTGTTGGCAGGGCTTTTCGCCGAAGGGCGCACCAGCGTCCGGGAGCCGCTGCTGTCGCGGGATCATACGGAGCGGATGCTGACCGCTTTCGGCGCCAAGATCGAGCGGTCGGCCGATGGCCGGACGGCGTCTGTCGAAGGCTTTCCCGAGCTGCGCGCACAGGAGATCGAGGTTCCCGGCGACATCTCCTCGGCGGCCTTTTTGCTCGTCGCCGCATCGATCGTGCCCGGCTCGGAGTTGGTCCTGCGCAACATCGGCCTTAACCCGACCCGTGACGGCGTCATCGAGGTCTTGCGCGCCATGGGCGGCCATGTGCAGGTGGAAAATGCCCGTGAGGCGGCCGGCGAGTTGGTGGCCGATCTGGTAGTCCGGAGCGCCTCGCTGAAGGGGACAACCATCGGCGGTTCCATCATCCCCCGGCTCATCGACGAACTGCCGATCATCGCTGTGGCGGCCCTCTTTGCCGAGGGGACGACTGAGATCCGTGACGCCGCCGAGATGCGGGTGAAAGAGACGGACCGCATCGCCGTCATGGCCGGCGAACTGCGCAAGCTTGGCGCCGATGTGGAGGAGCGGCCTGATGGGATGATCATCCGGGGCGGCGCTGCGCTGCGGGGCGCTGAGACGGAGAGCCACGGCGATCACCGGGTGGCCATGGCGATGGCTGTCGCCGGCCTGCTGGCGGAGGGGGAGACGGTCATTCACGACGCCGGCAGCATCGACGTGTCCTTCCCCGGTTTCGCGGCCCTGTTGGAGCGGCTGCGCTCGTAG
- the cmk gene encoding (d)CMP kinase — protein sequence MTHAGIQVAIDGPAGAGKSTVARELAKRLGYLYIDTGAMYRALTWLALQKGIALSDDAALARLAEAADIVLLPVPGGLTVLVDGQDVTDAIRTTEVSRHVSRVSAVAGVRVPMVRLQQKMAMRGGVVMDGRDIGTHVLPQAEVKVFLTASVEERARRRFKEMSLKGADVDLEQLRADMERRDREDMTRETAPLVQAADAVYLDTTGLAFDEVVGRLLDMVHSRAEDGR from the coding sequence GTGACCCACGCCGGAATCCAAGTAGCCATCGACGGTCCGGCCGGCGCCGGCAAGAGCACTGTTGCCCGGGAGTTGGCCAAACGCCTGGGCTATCTCTATATCGACACGGGCGCCATGTATCGCGCCTTGACCTGGCTCGCCTTGCAAAAGGGGATCGCCCTGTCTGACGACGCGGCGCTGGCGCGGCTCGCCGAAGCGGCCGATATTGTGCTGCTTCCCGTCCCGGGCGGTTTGACGGTTCTTGTCGACGGGCAGGATGTGACTGACGCCATCCGGACGACGGAGGTGTCTCGCCATGTCTCTCGTGTCTCCGCTGTGGCCGGCGTCCGTGTGCCTATGGTGCGCCTGCAGCAGAAGATGGCCATGCGGGGCGGCGTCGTCATGGATGGGCGCGATATCGGCACCCATGTGCTGCCCCAGGCGGAGGTCAAGGTCTTCCTGACCGCCTCTGTGGAGGAGCGCGCTCGACGCCGTTTCAAGGAGATGAGCCTGAAAGGCGCGGACGTGGATCTTGAACAATTGCGCGCCGACATGGAGCGGCGCGATCGGGAGGATATGACGCGGGAAACGGCGCCGCTCGTGCAAGCGGCTGACGCCGTCTACCTCGATACAACCGGCCTTGCCTTTGACGAGGTTGTGGGGCGCTTGCTGGATATGGTACATAGCCGGGCGGAGGATGGGCGATGA
- a CDS encoding lysophospholipid acyltransferase family protein: MTESIRSTVADPEEMERQGMASAYWLYRFLRACFRLPFRYFCRWRISGLEHVPMDVPLIVVSNHVSNWDPVILACVLPRQLHFMAKAELFKIPLLSQVMTVCGAYSVDRGKSGRQALKKSLDILEQNKVICIFPEGTRSKTGETGEAKAGTAMIAAKSGAYILPVGLHNSGNVFSGGWFRPFSVAIGQPFRIAAAEGERLSSQRLHEMSDDMMEKITELVNRAKDI; the protein is encoded by the coding sequence ATGACTGAATCGATCCGATCCACCGTTGCCGATCCGGAAGAAATGGAACGCCAGGGGATGGCCTCGGCCTATTGGCTCTACCGGTTTTTGCGGGCCTGTTTTCGCCTTCCTTTTCGATATTTTTGCCGTTGGCGGATCAGCGGACTGGAGCATGTGCCCATGGACGTCCCCCTGATCGTGGTCAGCAACCATGTTTCCAACTGGGACCCCGTCATCCTGGCCTGCGTCCTTCCCCGGCAGCTCCACTTTATGGCCAAGGCGGAACTGTTTAAGATCCCCCTTTTGTCCCAGGTGATGACCGTCTGTGGCGCCTATTCGGTGGACCGGGGAAAATCAGGTCGCCAGGCGCTGAAAAAATCGCTCGATATCCTGGAGCAGAACAAAGTGATCTGCATCTTCCCGGAAGGAACGCGGAGCAAGACCGGCGAAACGGGCGAGGCCAAGGCGGGCACCGCCATGATCGCCGCCAAATCGGGGGCCTATATTTTGCCGGTGGGCCTCCATAACAGCGGGAACGTCTTCTCCGGCGGGTGGTTTCGTCCTTTTTCCGTCGCGATCGGTCAGCCTTTCCGGATCGCCGCGGCGGAAGGGGAGCGGTTGTCGTCACAACGGTTGCATGAGATGTCCGATGATATGATGGAAAAAATCACGGAATTGGTGAATCGAGCGAAGGATATATAA
- a CDS encoding GntR family transcriptional regulator: MNTEHLGSRFQLDLSKPLYEQILYQIRHAVSRKEIALGEKIPSIREMAQQLKVNPNTVMRAYQELERDGLTETRRGQGTFITTSPEKINQVRKILAEDAIRGFIASMKDLGMDQASAKKMLEEVDWS, from the coding sequence GTGAACACAGAACATCTGGGCAGCCGCTTTCAACTGGACCTCTCGAAACCGCTTTATGAGCAGATACTCTATCAAATTCGTCATGCCGTGTCCAGAAAGGAAATCGCCCTCGGCGAGAAGATTCCATCCATTCGGGAAATGGCGCAGCAGTTGAAAGTGAACCCGAACACGGTGATGCGAGCCTACCAAGAATTGGAGCGAGACGGCTTGACCGAAACACGGCGCGGACAGGGAACTTTTATCACCACCTCCCCTGAAAAGATCAACCAGGTCCGGAAGATCCTCGCTGAAGACGCTATCAGAGGCTTTATCGCTTCCATGAAAGACTTAGGGATGGACCAAGCATCCGCCAAAAAAATGCTGGAGGAAGTAGATTGGTCATGA
- a CDS encoding ABC transporter ATP-binding protein: protein MNNAVEIQELVKTYGPKRILNRLSVEIPAGTVTALLGPNGAGKSTLFKILVGLAHADAGQVRVLGEGPSWRQNADIAYLPDRGHWYPFQTVGQAIAYAEQVFPRFNRAWADQMAAFTGLDLTMKVSALSKGQEARLQLLLCLGREAKLLLLDEPFSGIDLVSRERIIETLVLTMSERQDQTMVISTHEIAKAESLFDHVVFIDHGKIIQAERTDDLRSRRQSVESTYRRLFH from the coding sequence ATGAACAACGCTGTTGAGATTCAGGAACTTGTCAAAACCTATGGCCCCAAACGGATTCTCAATAGGCTGAGTGTCGAAATTCCTGCAGGAACGGTCACTGCTCTGCTGGGTCCTAACGGCGCCGGTAAATCGACACTTTTTAAAATCCTCGTGGGGCTGGCTCATGCTGACGCGGGTCAGGTCCGAGTGCTGGGCGAAGGCCCTTCTTGGCGACAAAATGCCGACATCGCCTACCTTCCCGATCGGGGACATTGGTATCCCTTTCAAACGGTTGGACAAGCGATCGCCTATGCCGAACAGGTCTTTCCGCGATTCAATCGAGCCTGGGCCGATCAGATGGCTGCCTTTACCGGACTCGATCTGACGATGAAAGTCAGCGCCCTTTCTAAGGGACAGGAGGCGCGTTTGCAATTGTTGCTCTGTCTTGGCCGGGAGGCCAAGTTGCTACTGCTCGATGAGCCCTTCTCCGGGATTGATCTGGTTTCTCGGGAACGCATCATCGAAACCCTCGTATTGACGATGAGTGAACGGCAAGACCAGACAATGGTGATCAGCACCCACGAAATCGCAAAGGCGGAAAGTCTCTTTGACCATGTGGTTTTTATCGATCACGGGAAGATTATCCAAGCGGAAAGAACGGACGATCTCCGTTCTCGCCGCCAGTCAGTCGAATCGACCTATAGGAGGTTATTTCATTGA